In a genomic window of Caloenas nicobarica isolate bCalNic1 chromosome 1, bCalNic1.hap1, whole genome shotgun sequence:
- the ARL1 gene encoding ADP-ribosylation factor-like protein 1, with amino-acid sequence MGGFFSTIFSSLFGTREMRILILGLDGAGKTTILYRLQVGEVVTTIPTIGFNVETVTYKNLKFQVWDLGGQTSIRPYWRCYYSNTDAVIYVVDSCDRDRIGTSKSELVAMLEEEELKKAILVVFANKQDMEQAMTPTEMANALGLPALKDRKWQIFKTSATKGTGLDEAMEWLVEALKSRQ; translated from the exons ATGG GGGGCTTTTTCTCCACCATCTTTTCCAGTTTGTTTGGAACTCGAGAGATGAGGATTCTTATCCTGGGGCTGGACGGAGCAGGAAAAACAACCATTCTCTATAGGTTACAAGTTGGAGAAGTTGTTACCACCATTCCGA CCATTGGCTTCAATGTTGAGACAGTGACATACAAGAATCTGAAATTTCAAGTTTGGGACTTGGGAGGACAGACAAGCATAAG GCCATATTGGCGGTGTTACTATTCAAATACAGATGCAGTCATTTATGTAGTGGACAGCTGCGATCGAGACAGGATTGGCACCTCAAAATCAGAGCTCGTTGCTATGTTAGAG gaagaagAGTTGAAGAAAGCCATTTTGGTGGTGTTTGCAAATAAGCAGGACATGGAACAGGCCATGACACCCACAGAAATGGCAAATGCACTTGGCTTACCAGCTTTGAAGGACCGAAAATGGCAGATATTCAAAACCTCTGCAACTAAAGGCACAGGGCTTGATGAAGCAATGGAATG GTTGGTGGAGGCCCTGAAGAGCAGGCAGTGA